Within the Verrucomicrobiota bacterium genome, the region TGTAAGGAATCATTAATGGGCAAGGCCAATTTATTCCACATATCCGTGTAGTTGTTTTCATTTAGCATATTGCACGCCAGGATTGCCATCCAGCGCAAGTTCTGGCTCCCCAAATCCATTTCTGACAAACGAACATAGTCGTAAGCCGTCGCGCCCTTATTGAAAACCGGATAATAGGTTGTCTTGGGACCATTGGCTGCGGTGGTATAATCTCTGCCGATCCCTCGAATTCCATGACCAATCAGCAAACCTAGCCCCAGTTTACGAGTTATTTGAAGGGTGCCTCGGAAGTTATTGTTAACCT harbors:
- a CDS encoding DUF6345 domain-containing protein — its product is VNNNFRGTLQITRKLGLGLLIGHGIRGIGRDYTTAANGPKTTYYPVFNKGATAYDYVRLSEMDLGSQNLRWMAILACNMLNENNYTDMWNKLALPINDSLHLLCSAKTGVYMVEDVGRVFADSLTGKATGTAMKVTDSWYAAGTATQMLGKPDVNIYFRVAGWGNCFNDTIYSYEDPDSGNPADITYEDVRVFPQNP